The following proteins come from a genomic window of Pelagicoccus albus:
- a CDS encoding glycosyltransferase family 2 protein gives MISVVIPSYNRCESMITLLNDLRKQRGVEFEVIVVDDKSPDDSYTRLKEAFPDVDVTINEKNGGPCVTRNAGIKRAKYDIIVGFDSDVSIPDPDCLAKILAEFEKYPDVAALAIRLKQPNEVDEDFARWWHPHPIEKTVETPFLTPYFSGTGYAFKKEPLLKAGAFPEILYMAYEENELAYRFLNLGEKILYTPIPWVVHHENQVARRSEVREFYRHRNQILMSVQCFSLGKSLAFVLPRTVYAFLDGLRNKSLGSYFKSLKSAYALAKIRRKTRDPLTRETWAYIDHISKNVVTPESS, from the coding sequence ATGATTAGCGTTGTAATTCCATCCTACAACCGATGCGAAAGCATGATCACGCTGCTTAATGATTTACGTAAGCAGCGTGGCGTGGAATTCGAAGTCATTGTCGTCGACGATAAATCTCCAGACGATTCTTACACTCGACTCAAAGAGGCATTCCCGGATGTGGACGTAACCATCAACGAAAAGAATGGCGGCCCGTGCGTCACCAGAAACGCAGGCATCAAAAGAGCGAAATACGACATCATCGTAGGCTTCGATAGTGATGTCTCCATTCCTGATCCAGATTGCCTAGCTAAGATTCTAGCGGAGTTCGAAAAGTACCCGGATGTCGCTGCCTTGGCTATTCGCCTGAAACAGCCAAACGAAGTGGACGAGGATTTCGCTAGATGGTGGCATCCCCACCCGATCGAGAAAACAGTCGAAACGCCCTTTTTAACTCCTTACTTCAGCGGAACCGGATACGCCTTCAAAAAGGAGCCTCTACTCAAAGCAGGAGCTTTTCCAGAAATACTCTACATGGCGTACGAGGAAAATGAGTTGGCTTACCGCTTCCTCAACTTGGGCGAAAAAATCCTCTACACTCCGATTCCTTGGGTCGTTCACCACGAAAACCAAGTGGCAAGGCGAAGTGAAGTGCGTGAATTCTACCGTCACAGAAACCAGATCCTGATGTCTGTCCAGTGCTTCTCGCTAGGCAAAAGCCTAGCCTTCGTTCTCCCGAGAACGGTGTACGCGTTCTTGGACGGTCTTCGCAACAAGTCGCTCGGGTCCTACTTCAAATCGCTAAAGTCAGCATATGCGCTGGCCAAAATAAGACGCAAAACTCGAGATCCCCTGACTCGAGAGACTTGGGCCTATATCGACCACATCTCGAAAAACGTCGTAACTCCGGAATCATCCTAG
- a CDS encoding acyltransferase codes for MLHYYNYSHLQPRRLIKIGEGTRMAPNVSFRNGDLIQIGKDCHIGDRTSLWAGDDGGKLTLGDYVSIAPDVFITASDYQLKKGIPFRQQPKRDRDVTIGNDVWLGTKVVITAGVNIGDGCVVAAGAIVTKDLPPNTICGGIPARVLKERD; via the coding sequence ATGCTGCACTATTACAATTACAGTCACCTGCAGCCAAGACGCCTAATAAAGATCGGCGAAGGCACCCGCATGGCTCCAAATGTATCATTCCGGAATGGCGATCTCATCCAGATAGGCAAAGACTGCCACATCGGAGATCGCACCAGCCTCTGGGCCGGTGACGACGGCGGGAAATTAACTCTTGGAGATTACGTCTCCATCGCCCCAGACGTGTTCATTACCGCTTCAGATTACCAACTCAAAAAAGGAATTCCTTTCCGCCAACAGCCAAAGCGAGACCGAGACGTCACTATAGGAAACGATGTTTGGCTCGGCACAAAGGTAGTCATCACCGCTGGCGTAAATATCGGAGACGGCTGCGTCGTTGCCGCGGGAGCTATAGTGACCAAAGACCTCCCTCCCAACACCATTTGCGGGGGCATTCCAGCACGTGTCTTGAAGGAGCGCGATTAA
- a CDS encoding glycosyltransferase family 4 protein encodes MASTGKGNGRKVLIIVENLPCPFDRRVWQEANTLKENGYTVSIICPTGKGHNEKFERLNDIDIYRHNLPIEGDGALGYAIEYSTALFWQFVLSLKVLFRTGFDVIHACNPPDNIFLIGGFFKLFGKKYLFDHHDINPELYEAKFGKRGFFYDLMIWSERLSYGTADIAISTNESYKEIAIKRGKMPEDKVFVVRSGPKLDRLKICPPKPELKKGKAYMIGYIGVMGAQEGIDHLLEAAKHMIFEMGRKDVHFGIIGGGTALEGMKALAIEMGIGEHVTFTGRVPDDEMLDMLNTADVCVNPDVANEMNDKSTMNKIMEYMALAKPIVQYDLKEGRFSAQEASLYAKPNDRIDLAEKIVELLDDPERRQKMGEFGRNRVLNELQWQYEEPKLLNAYETLFSGKK; translated from the coding sequence ATGGCATCAACTGGTAAAGGAAACGGGCGAAAGGTTCTCATCATAGTTGAGAACCTGCCTTGCCCTTTCGATCGCCGAGTCTGGCAAGAGGCGAATACACTCAAAGAAAACGGCTACACCGTTTCGATTATTTGCCCCACCGGCAAAGGGCACAATGAGAAGTTCGAGCGCCTCAACGATATCGACATCTATCGCCATAACCTGCCGATCGAGGGCGACGGAGCCTTGGGCTATGCTATCGAGTATTCGACTGCCCTATTCTGGCAGTTCGTGCTTTCACTCAAAGTACTGTTCCGCACCGGCTTTGACGTCATCCATGCCTGCAATCCACCTGACAACATATTCCTGATCGGCGGCTTTTTTAAGCTTTTCGGAAAGAAGTACCTATTCGATCACCACGATATTAATCCGGAGCTGTACGAAGCTAAATTTGGTAAACGAGGCTTTTTCTACGACCTAATGATTTGGTCGGAGCGTCTCTCATATGGCACGGCTGACATCGCAATTTCGACCAACGAATCCTACAAGGAAATCGCCATCAAACGCGGCAAGATGCCCGAGGATAAAGTGTTTGTCGTTCGTAGCGGCCCGAAGCTCGACCGTCTAAAAATCTGCCCTCCCAAACCTGAGCTAAAAAAAGGCAAAGCCTACATGATCGGATATATCGGAGTCATGGGAGCTCAGGAGGGTATCGACCATCTGTTGGAAGCAGCAAAACACATGATTTTCGAAATGGGACGCAAGGACGTCCATTTCGGCATCATCGGCGGAGGCACCGCTCTCGAAGGAATGAAAGCCCTGGCTATCGAGATGGGAATCGGGGAACACGTGACCTTCACCGGAAGAGTGCCAGACGATGAGATGCTAGATATGCTCAACACCGCAGACGTGTGCGTGAACCCAGACGTTGCCAACGAGATGAATGACAAGTCTACCATGAACAAAATTATGGAGTACATGGCTTTGGCAAAACCCATCGTCCAGTACGATCTGAAGGAAGGACGCTTCTCCGCCCAAGAGGCCTCACTCTACGCTAAACCAAACGATAGAATCGATTTGGCAGAAAAGATAGTGGAGCTTTTGGACGATCCAGAGAGACGCCAAAAGATGGGAGAGTTTGGGAGAAACCGCGTTCTCAACGAACTGCAATGGCAGTACGAAGAGCCAAAGCTTCTAAACGCGTACGAGACCCTCTTCTCAGGCAAAAAATAA
- a CDS encoding acyltransferase: protein MLLKILKLCKRIRNSAFTALCSSSFHSFGKRSKIELPFRSENEFAISIGKNVYVGSDSWFSAIPKKGSHKPAITIGDSCSLSGHCTITAVEKVEIQSGVLIARYAYISDHSHAYDLSDDPIKDQGTTKPQPVVIESGAWLGQGVVICPGVRIGRNSIIAANSVVKCDVPPFSVAAGSPARIVRENFPVKSRKDVSNTPNNS, encoded by the coding sequence ATGCTGCTCAAAATTCTCAAACTCTGCAAACGCATCCGAAATTCTGCGTTTACCGCACTGTGTTCCTCTAGCTTCCACAGTTTTGGAAAACGCTCCAAGATCGAGTTGCCCTTTCGCTCGGAAAACGAATTTGCCATCTCTATCGGAAAAAACGTCTATGTGGGCTCCGACTCCTGGTTCAGCGCCATACCCAAAAAAGGATCTCACAAACCCGCCATCACCATCGGTGATTCCTGCTCGCTTTCCGGACACTGCACAATAACGGCAGTCGAGAAGGTGGAAATCCAGTCAGGCGTGCTCATCGCTCGATACGCCTACATTTCTGACCATTCGCACGCTTACGATTTAAGCGACGATCCCATCAAAGACCAAGGTACCACTAAGCCTCAGCCAGTAGTAATTGAATCGGGTGCTTGGCTCGGGCAAGGAGTAGTCATTTGCCCAGGTGTTCGTATCGGAAGAAACAGTATCATAGCCGCAAATTCCGTCGTAAAGTGCGATGTGCCTCCCTTTTCGGTAGCGGCCGGCAGCCCCGCTCGGATCGTTAGGGAAAACTTTCCTGTAAAAAGTCGTAAAGATGTCAGCAATACGCCCAACAACTCATAG
- a CDS encoding chitobiase/beta-hexosaminidase C-terminal domain-containing protein, translating to MNNPLRTIFLAALVLTTATLSSAATTQSLTQHGITWTFSTEVTYGEYANGDYWVIGPVTITDISPGSDGVMNGSIVNLASGRTHAFDSRISNNTYDATRNIATQLPKTVSADSTLISSISNEALASVQGSQIKTFAVLTVVSSAPPTGSFRPSYIGTDKSHRWNESDLNYDALARVSVDGMSAPSIASMSDAFAVIANEQSRSWTFRYLQASDGSPNYGRDIANKTNNALLLLNSNASDSEKRDLLVGMVQYGIDIYGIIENGGTWYADGGINCGRLAPFMVAAATLNDSGMLEKLNADNLIFQEMQQTFFVTQADINQSRYTSDGRPRTPYSSEDIGKPEWGIRHTENRSLDGDNWDAYYRDIGGGILPAITVAAKLMGLEDTINDPAMFAYAQRHIYYREGLFTQSQYYNGYDDGDAYGEGNTSKSAPFASNETLYFQKKFYFAYENAEPLSQASDTTAPTVSSVTVEEASDSAALSISVDEAASVQLTVTKISDGTYETISVGDFLTSHAISIANLDSESSYQIDLTATDSSGNSGTWQGSFTTLQPPLEWASTSPSAGIFEESTDVELSSADSSNSIYYTLDGSEPTEASALYSTSLQITESTVVKSIVVAQDGRISEVKEDYFYIGETTSSGDWLNISIHSYENQEVTIEFDARPLDSPIDGVIGLSNGSASSYSDVAAAIRFNSNGYIDARNDYQYDSVVQYPYVADHIYHFTMTLDLTAFTYTVTIKDKSTGGETVTVAQDFDFRTEQSSLNAVNNIAMKVSTLSGNTISSIQYPVPEGALPTAPVGLAARDVETP from the coding sequence GTGAACAATCCACTAAGAACCATTTTTCTCGCCGCCCTAGTATTGACCACTGCAACGCTAAGTTCAGCCGCAACTACCCAAAGCTTAACGCAGCACGGCATCACCTGGACCTTCTCTACGGAGGTGACTTATGGGGAATATGCCAACGGGGACTACTGGGTCATAGGACCTGTAACCATTACCGATATCAGTCCAGGGTCAGATGGCGTGATGAATGGAAGCATCGTAAATTTGGCATCTGGGCGTACCCATGCTTTCGATAGCAGAATCTCGAACAACACCTATGATGCTACCCGGAATATCGCGACTCAACTACCTAAGACCGTTAGCGCAGATTCGACACTCATCTCTAGTATAAGCAATGAAGCTTTAGCTTCCGTGCAGGGCTCGCAAATTAAGACCTTCGCGGTTTTGACCGTCGTGTCTTCAGCCCCACCTACTGGATCATTTAGACCCTCCTACATCGGAACCGATAAAAGTCATCGCTGGAATGAATCCGACCTCAACTACGACGCATTGGCTCGGGTGAGTGTGGATGGCATGAGCGCGCCCAGTATCGCAAGCATGAGCGACGCTTTCGCGGTCATCGCAAACGAACAGTCTAGATCTTGGACATTCAGATACTTACAGGCCTCCGACGGTTCACCCAACTACGGTCGAGATATCGCCAACAAAACGAACAATGCCCTACTCTTATTGAACTCGAACGCCAGCGATTCTGAAAAAAGAGACCTGCTGGTGGGAATGGTACAGTACGGAATCGATATCTACGGCATCATCGAAAACGGAGGAACTTGGTACGCAGATGGAGGCATTAATTGCGGAAGACTAGCCCCATTCATGGTCGCAGCTGCGACACTGAACGACTCCGGCATGCTCGAAAAACTAAATGCTGACAATCTCATCTTCCAGGAGATGCAACAGACCTTTTTCGTCACCCAAGCAGACATCAACCAATCTCGCTACACTTCCGACGGTCGACCCAGAACCCCATATTCTAGTGAAGACATAGGCAAACCAGAATGGGGAATCAGACATACTGAAAACCGTTCGCTAGATGGAGATAACTGGGACGCCTACTACAGAGATATCGGCGGAGGTATTCTGCCTGCCATTACCGTGGCCGCAAAGCTGATGGGGCTTGAAGATACTATCAACGATCCTGCCATGTTCGCATATGCCCAACGCCATATCTACTATCGCGAAGGTCTTTTCACTCAATCACAGTACTATAATGGATATGACGATGGCGATGCCTATGGAGAAGGAAACACTTCAAAATCGGCCCCATTCGCCAGCAACGAGACACTGTACTTTCAGAAGAAATTCTACTTCGCCTACGAGAATGCAGAGCCCCTGAGCCAAGCCTCCGATACCACAGCTCCAACTGTTTCGTCAGTAACGGTTGAGGAAGCAAGTGACTCCGCAGCGTTGAGCATCAGCGTTGATGAAGCCGCCAGTGTGCAACTTACAGTCACCAAGATTTCAGACGGCACCTATGAGACGATCTCGGTGGGAGACTTCCTCACGTCACATGCAATCTCGATCGCCAACTTGGATTCGGAATCGTCCTACCAAATCGACCTGACAGCAACTGACAGCTCCGGTAATTCGGGCACCTGGCAAGGCAGCTTCACCACCCTCCAGCCTCCGCTAGAGTGGGCGTCGACCTCCCCTTCGGCAGGCATATTCGAGGAAAGCACGGATGTGGAGTTATCCAGTGCAGATTCTTCGAATTCCATTTACTACACCCTCGACGGTAGTGAACCGACAGAAGCTTCGGCACTCTACTCCACCAGCTTACAGATAACAGAATCGACCGTAGTAAAATCCATTGTTGTCGCTCAGGACGGTCGTATCAGCGAGGTAAAGGAGGACTACTTTTACATCGGAGAGACCACCTCATCTGGCGATTGGCTTAACATCTCTATACACTCTTACGAAAACCAAGAGGTAACGATCGAATTCGACGCCAGACCCCTTGATTCCCCCATCGATGGAGTGATCGGACTATCTAACGGATCGGCTTCGAGCTATTCCGACGTCGCCGCAGCTATCCGATTCAACAGCAATGGATACATCGACGCCCGAAACGATTACCAATACGACTCAGTGGTACAGTACCCATACGTGGCAGACCACATCTATCATTTCACAATGACTCTCGACCTTACGGCATTCACTTACACCGTAACTATTAAAGATAAATCCACCGGCGGCGAAACGGTTACTGTTGCGCAAGATTTCGATTTCAGAACAGAGCAATCCAGTCTCAACGCGGTGAACAACATCGCGATGAAAGTTTCGACTCTTTCCGGTAATACCATTTCAAGTATCCAATATCCAGTGCCCGAGGGGGCTTTACCCACAGCGCCAGTAGGGCTAGCGGCACGTGATGTTGAGACGCCATAA
- a CDS encoding acyltransferase family protein — METKKKPFLIPSLNGIRAISISIVFLAHAGASGVIPGGFGVTVFFFLSGFLITTLLRREFDKTGGISIRNFFIRRIFRILPPFYGALLFAILLSLTGLLPGETTLGGCLLIAGHIGNYAQIFWSHLSPPQGTGVYWSLAVEEHFYILFPLFALILFKKGDKRVTVLTFLIISALVLAWRIILVNQGVPENRTYMGTDTRVDSILFGSILAIAKNPALDPKLIINKWLGGTIVILAILALLFCFAYRTNEFRETYRYTIQGLALMPLFYTAVVYSDSVFFRWLNWKPVDYFGQLSYTFYLLHYVLIYAIAKNITDQPIANGVLALVLTTALSAASFHYFEKPLAKLRGKFR; from the coding sequence ATGGAAACCAAAAAAAAGCCTTTCCTAATCCCTTCCCTGAACGGGATACGTGCCATATCCATTTCCATTGTATTTCTAGCTCACGCCGGAGCATCCGGAGTAATCCCTGGCGGGTTCGGGGTGACGGTTTTCTTTTTCCTCAGTGGTTTCCTGATCACGACTCTCTTGAGGAGAGAGTTCGATAAAACAGGCGGAATCAGCATTCGGAACTTTTTCATTCGAAGAATCTTTCGAATTTTACCTCCGTTCTACGGAGCGCTCCTTTTTGCCATTCTTTTAAGCCTGACCGGATTGCTCCCCGGTGAAACGACGCTGGGCGGCTGCCTCTTGATAGCCGGCCACATTGGAAACTACGCTCAAATCTTCTGGTCGCATTTATCGCCACCTCAAGGAACAGGGGTCTACTGGTCTCTCGCTGTGGAGGAGCACTTCTACATCCTATTTCCCTTGTTTGCACTGATCCTTTTCAAAAAAGGGGATAAACGGGTAACAGTCCTAACATTTCTAATAATCTCCGCACTCGTTCTCGCGTGGAGGATAATACTCGTTAACCAAGGAGTGCCTGAGAATCGAACTTATATGGGCACTGACACTCGCGTAGACTCCATACTGTTCGGAAGCATACTCGCAATCGCTAAGAACCCTGCACTCGATCCCAAACTCATCATCAATAAGTGGCTAGGAGGAACAATAGTGATTCTGGCGATACTAGCCCTACTCTTTTGCTTCGCGTACCGAACTAACGAATTTAGGGAAACCTACCGCTACACGATTCAAGGGCTCGCTTTGATGCCCCTGTTCTACACAGCAGTTGTTTACAGCGATTCCGTTTTCTTTAGGTGGCTAAACTGGAAGCCGGTAGACTACTTCGGACAGCTCTCGTATACTTTCTACCTGCTCCACTACGTCCTGATCTACGCAATTGCAAAGAATATAACCGATCAGCCAATAGCCAATGGAGTGCTAGCGCTGGTACTTACCACAGCCCTTTCCGCAGCGAGTTTCCACTACTTCGAGAAGCCCTTGGCAAAACTTCGTGGCAAGTTCAGGTAA
- a CDS encoding glycosyltransferase family 2 protein has protein sequence MEPNSPAHTDSRQKALADVKVSVVIVTYNSEEQIAPCLKSLHSEVREVQLETVVVDNGSQDSTVSIVKSQFPSVVLLDTKENLGFAKACNLAVQKSTGDFILLLNPDTVTLDGAVDKVVKFALAEPSYGFYGGQTLKEDGVTLERSSCWGLPSLWSMFTFATGLSTIFKHNGFFDPESLGKWKRDSVREVGVITGCFLLATREAWDSIEGFDEHFWLYGEDVDLSLRAKKAGYHPVIYPKAKVIHEIGQSSTSAQKGVWLQQGKVSYLKRNWSAPASFLGLILLNIGVAVRAFAYGLKGDQENQWVASWKRRSEWKNGHTKGTN, from the coding sequence ATGGAACCAAACTCCCCCGCTCACACTGACTCTAGGCAAAAGGCTTTAGCCGACGTAAAAGTCTCAGTAGTCATTGTGACCTACAATTCAGAGGAACAAATCGCTCCTTGCCTAAAAAGCCTACACAGCGAAGTCCGTGAGGTTCAGCTCGAAACGGTGGTCGTGGACAATGGATCGCAAGATTCGACCGTTTCCATCGTGAAGTCGCAGTTCCCATCAGTAGTACTGCTAGACACAAAGGAAAACCTCGGGTTTGCTAAGGCATGTAACCTTGCGGTCCAAAAATCGACGGGAGACTTCATCCTGCTTTTGAATCCCGACACTGTTACACTGGACGGAGCCGTAGATAAGGTGGTCAAATTCGCCTTGGCAGAGCCAAGCTATGGATTCTACGGAGGACAAACGCTTAAGGAAGATGGTGTCACTCTAGAACGTTCATCCTGCTGGGGACTTCCCTCCCTTTGGAGCATGTTCACTTTCGCCACGGGGCTAAGTACGATCTTCAAGCACAACGGTTTTTTTGATCCCGAATCACTAGGTAAATGGAAACGCGATTCGGTACGGGAAGTAGGAGTCATCACTGGATGTTTTCTTCTAGCAACACGCGAGGCTTGGGACTCGATCGAAGGATTCGACGAGCATTTCTGGCTCTACGGAGAGGACGTCGATCTTTCGTTAAGAGCGAAAAAGGCAGGCTATCACCCGGTCATCTACCCAAAGGCGAAAGTCATCCATGAGATAGGTCAATCCTCTACCTCCGCCCAGAAAGGGGTCTGGCTGCAACAAGGCAAAGTGAGCTACCTTAAGCGGAATTGGTCCGCTCCAGCATCGTTCCTGGGCCTCATTTTGCTGAATATTGGAGTCGCAGTCAGAGCCTTTGCCTACGGTCTGAAAGGCGACCAAGAGAACCAGTGGGTAGCCAGCTGGAAACGGCGTTCCGAATGGAAGAATGGGCACACCAAGGGAACCAACTGA